In the Colletotrichum lupini chromosome 4, complete sequence genome, CGAGCGCCGCACCCGCCCAAAGAACGGCGAGATTGACGGCGTCGGCATCGTCGCCATCCTCGAGAAGCCCACCGGCCCCGAGATCATCCTCCAGAAGCAGTACCGCCCGCCGATTGACAAGATCTGCATCGAGGTTCCCGCGGGGCTCGTGGACGAGGGTGAGACGGCCGAGCAGGCTGCCGTGCGCGAGCTCAAGGAGGAGACGGGATACGTTGGCAAGGTGTCCGAGACCACGCCGATCATGTTTAATGGTATGTAACATCTCAAACAACTCAATACTCTCCTTAGCTCAGGCGCAGCTGACGTCGATTTGCCTTCAAGATCCCGGGTTCTGCAATACCAATCTCCGCATGGTCCACGTCACCATCGACACCTCCCTCCCCGAGAACCAAAACCCAAAGGCCGAACTGGAAGAAGGAGAATTCATCGAGGTCTTCACCGTGCCGCTGTCCAACTTCTGGGCAGAGTGCATTCGTCTGGAGAAGGAAGGCTACGCCATCGATGCCCGCGTGGGGACTATTGCCGAAGGCATTGAATTAGCAAAGAAATTCAAGCTATAATGATGATGCATGCCCGAGACTTTTATCCCCTTCATCGTGCCGCCACAACTCATAACTTGCCCTCGCGCCGGAGTCCCTCCCAAAGAGCCACAGCCGCAAGACACTTTGCATCCCGCGCGCCCTCCCGCCACAGATCCTTCATCGGCACCAGCTTCAACGTAATCTTCTCTCCGTGATCCCGCAGCCCAGTCAGCTTGCCGCTCCACTCCTTCAATTGCTCGCGAGGGATCCTCTTCTCGTGGCTATACAGCGTCACGAACTCGTCACAGCCGCCGGCAGAGGGGTACATCGCCTCTGCTAAGCCCTCATCAGCTTCGTTCCCAGATGATCTGCCCGCGCCGGCCAGCTCGCTCAGGCACGTCAGTTTCGATTCGTGGATCTCCAAGCCCAGCTCCTCCTGAATTTCTTTTGCCGCCGCGCCTGCGAAGCTACCGCTGTCGTCGACCATGCCGGCGGGCAACTCAACAAATGACAGACTGCCGACCGGCACGCGGGGCTGCACCGTCAGCACGACATAGCGCTCATCGCTGTCGGGCGGGGCGTCATCGGGGACGAGCATCACCAGCATGCCGACGCTGGGTCCGCGAAGGAATATGCTGGCTGGGAGACCCTCTCCTGCCTCATTCTTGACATCGGCCCTCACCTTGAGGAAACCGACGCGGCCGGATCCAAAGATGTCAAAGGCCTGAACTGTGATGCCGCGTAGGCGGTAGGGGTCTTGGTGGAATGGGTGGTCTTTGCTCTTGGCTTGCAGGCTTAGGGAGTTGTTGAGGCCCTTGACCCAATCCTAGTTTGACAGTCAGCGCTGTTCCTCGTCCTTAAAGGGAGAACACTAGAAGTAGCTTCACACGTTAAATGGTCGGAAACCTAGTAGTTGGTCTTCCGACAGGCCATTAGGCAGCTCGACCTGGATACCGCTGTCTTTCAGTGTGACTGTCGACATGGTTCGGGTAATGATGGCTGAATGCGCAGTTGGAATGCTTGGTCGTATGAGAGTTGATTGGAAATCATTCAGTTTTGATCTCGGGTTGAGACCACTTTGTCGAAACAGAAGCGCGGCGACTCTCATTTCAATGAGATGGTCGTGGAGTGTTGACGAAGATGAATTGATTGACGTCAGACCAATGAAGGGGATTGGCGGGGCTTCCTCCGACTTACCTTAGTGCCTGCCGGAAGAGCTTTGACCGGGGTTGTGGAGAGCTTATCCCTGCACAACCCGGAGGCTCGCTAGTTGTTGATTAACGAAGGCTAAGGTACCTAGTATGTTAAGCACACCTGATGCTCAGTTGGCAAGCCTATTGCTAGGTCCCACTCGCCGTTTGaatttctttattttcctcTGTTCTCTCGTTGTTAGGTCCTTGATAATCACATTATTTACTTCAGACAAATACCCGCTCTAGCATCTAGCCCACGATGTGTAGAGGTAAGCGAGTTGTCTATGGTCCAGCTCATTCCTGCTTCATATGAAGCCCTGCGCTACGAGCGATGGTGCCACGATTCTGAATCATCCTTACGGGGGTCGCATTATCTTGACTGGAAGGTGCTGGCCGACCGGTGATTCCACATTAGATGACTAGGACTGCGCAAAGAGCCTCTATATACCCCTTCTATCTCATTCCTGTCACCAGCAACAGCAGGCGCCTTCCTAGGTCGGTTGGTCAGGACAAACTGGCTGGGTGGTGGAATGGTTAAAAGATCGACAATACCCCCTGACAGCCTAATCGACTGGCTACGAGTTCGAGTCCGCATACGATCCCAGCATGAGCACTATAATAATCGCCAGGAGATGTAGCCACACCGGTGGTGAACTTCTTTTTTGCGTGCGTTTAGGTATCGTTATGACGAAGTCTGTcctaaggtaggtaagcTTCTCGGCAGCATCAGCAGAGTAAGAGAGAGAAGACCAAATGTCGGCTACACGAGAAGCCCGGAGACCAAGAGAACCAGTCCAAAGATTTGTAATCGTCAATGCTTTTCCTGTCTGGATGCTATGGCTACATATGCAAGTGGAACATTCCCCATAGACATACTTCCTGCAGAAAATTTACCGCAACTCCAACAACCTTTTACATGTTCGCGTTTGCTAAACCGCTGGCCTCCCGCTTGGCTGATTTATCCCAGGAAATTTTTCAAGTTCCCGCCAATGTTCTTTAGATCCAACAGGAACGTGTCGTGTCCAAAGAAACTCATCTCCTCGCTCAGCTCATAGTGCGCAACGTTCCTATTGCCCGCGAGCTTCAATGCCTCGGCCACTTCCCTCTGCTGCCACGCGGGGAAGAGGATGTCACTCGCCACACCAATCACGAGAGCAGGAGTGTCTCTCAGAGGCGCAAGGCCCGCAATGAGGTCTTCAGGCGGCCTGGAGGACACCTCGACGGACTGATCGGCCGTGCCGGCGTTGGATTCTGGCTGCTCCACGTAGGGCTTCTCGGGCAGCGTAAGACTGCAGGCGGCATCATTCCGCGCGGGCGACTCGCCAGACTGCAGAAGCTTCTCGCGCTCTGCTCTCCTCGCGTTGGCAGCGAGCTGGTTCTCCCTCCCCAAGTCGAAAAGATCCATCGCCTTGCTGACATAGAGCAGACTATTAGGATCGTACGTCAAGCAGAACTTTTCTCCGGCGTGATCGAGGTACGTCTCGATCAAGAAATCAGGGCACAGCGCAGGCGGTTTGCTCGGGTCCGCCCTCCGCCTGCCGAACCTCTGCTCCCACTCCGGTCCCGACCGGTACGTGACGGTTGCAATCTCGCGCGCGAGCTTCATCCCCGCGTGCGGCGGCACCCTGCCGTAGTAGAACCCTCTGTTCCAGTTCGGGTCCATCATCAGCACCTGCCGCTGCGTGTGGCGCATCGCGATGCTGTAAGGGTGAGATCGGGCGCAGCCGCTGATGGAGACGATCCGGCCGACGCGGTCCGGGAAGAGGACGCCTGCACCGAGCGATTGCATACCGCCCATGCTCGAGCCGACGCTGGCGTAGAGCTTGTCTACGCCGAGGCCGTCGAGGAGGCGGAACTGCGCGCGCACCATGTCCTCCATGGTCAAGATGGGAAATCTTGTCGCGTACCGCTGTCCGTCTGCTGGGTCGATACTGCTCGGTCCTGTTGAGCCGTAGCAGCCTCCTATTACGTTTGTGCAGATAACGTGGTATTTATCGGTATCTAAAGCCAACCCCGGTCCGATGAACTTCTCCCACCAACCGGGGTTGGGGTTGCTCTCTGTCGAATGCGCGTGAGACGACGCCGAGAGGCCAGTGTGCAAGAGAATGACGTTGGACTTGTCGGCGTTCATCTTGCCCCACGATTCATATGCGATGTCGAATTCAGGTAGAACACCGCCCCAGTCGAGCAGGAGAGGGTCCTTGCAGTGGTATACTTCTGTCGCGCCGGCGGTATAAGACGGCTCGGGGCCGCTCGATTCGTACCGTGCTTCGAGGCTCGCGGATCGGTTCTCGAGAGCGTCAAGGCATGGAAATGCCATTGCCGGATTTGACGCATCGCCGGGGCTGTTCGAAGCCTTCCGCGCCGGCTTGGAGTGGAACTGGTGGGCGCATTGCCGGTTGCCAAGAGGAGCTGCCGCCGCGACTTTGGAGCTCCGGAAAACGGAGGGAGCTTGGACGCGCGATGCTGGTGCGCGGGCCTGGCGAAGGGCCTGCGAGGCGATTCTTTGGCACTTCATCACAACAAATACTGACAAAAAATTGGCAATTGGAAATTATGAAAGGTCCGGGACCATCTTCCAGGTCACTTGCGACAGAAATATCGAGGCCATCGGCTCTCGGTTTGTAAGCGGGAGCTCCTCCGGTGACGACCCATTGTCTTCAGTCAGTGGCTAACGATGGTGTAATTTCACGTGATACTGACCGATAAGGAATGCTTATCGCATCGAGCAGGGGTCCTGTCAGTGACATTTCGCAACCCCACCATCGGGTCCATATCCCCACTGACGTCAATTTAAAGCTGCAGGCCTCCGTGCACCGACCCCGAAATGAACCTTTGGAGTTGCCATGAGCTGACGTCGCCTTCCCACGTACTTAGGTACCGCAACCACAAGATCCCTACGAAACCGGCGCCTTCACATCTTCTTACCCCTCTTCCCACCATTCCTCTTTCTGAGTTCCCCAGATATCCCTCCTGTGTATCCGTACATGTCTTTCTTCTCCCAATTCCAACAATACGCCGGAACCTTTGCAACAGTAGCAGCCGGTGCTATCATCGCTAGAGCCGTCGGCATCATGCAATCAGACACCCGAGACGACCACTCAGGGCCAAGCCCGCAGGAGCCCGGGAATTACAAGCCCTCGCACGTCGATGTCATCGTTGTCCGCGTCATGCTCGAAAAGGCCTCCAACTTCCCTCCCGAAATTCTAGACCTCATCATCGACCAGGCCGAATACTGGCCGCATTCCGAAGCCAGCATCTACCACGCAATAACTCCCCTCCGCGATGCCCTTCGTGTCGTAGGCACCACCGGAGACGAGAACAAGTTCATCCTGCGGTGTCCCCCCATCGGATTTCTCGACTTCAAAAAGGTCGGCCCGGCATTCAAGACCGCGCCGCTGCCGCCCAAGTCGGGCGATGGGTCCCCCGTTACGGAGCCGCTCCGTAACCTGACGCTCCTCGAACCCACCTCAAGCCCCACCGAGATCGTCTCCGAAGCCCCGAGAGAATACTTTACGGGGTCCATGAAGGCGCCGCCCACTCTGACCCACCCGGTGCGGAAGATCGTCTTCAAGCTGCGGAGTAAAGATCAAGGTTGGGGTGGTGGACACGGTGATCGTGGGTCCTACCGAGGATCTTGGTCCTGGTTCGAGGCTGGCTTGGAGAAGTTCGACAAGGAGCGTACCTGTAAGCTATCCTTCTGCTCATGGAACAAAACCCTGCTAAGCACTAACGAACAGGTGATGGATCCTGCAAGATAGCAGCGGAAAGCTCGGATAGCGAGTCCGAAGAGGCACCAGTCATCAGCGAAACGAACCTGTGCACCTGCGGCCTTCAGTCGATATATCCCCCCGTCCTAGCGACCGCCGACGGGAAGCTTGCCTACTCCCATGCTATGCACCCGCTTGAGAACCTCAAGATACAAACCAACAAGACTGCCAACAGGGACTTTATGGACCATGAGGTGGTATGGTCTTGGACCGACGACATCCACCCGGAGTCGCCCGAGGCCGATCGGCTAGCTGAGATAGGTCGGGGCAAGGGCACAGGGACTGGAAAGTTCGTGCGCAATTTGAAGCTGGGAGATGTGGTCACGGTATGGGGCAAGGCGAGGTTCGGTGGCTGGGCCAACTACGTGGAGAGCGTCAAGGTTGAGATTTACTGGGCTGTTTGAGAGACAGTTATTGCAGCGTTTACGATCCGATCCGCACCGGTCTGTATACTATTCCCCCTAATATTCATGTTTCATGACCACCGAAACGTAATTATCGCCGCGCACAGCGATGCCTCTCAGAAGGTTTGCCATGAAGTAGTACCCGAATCAGAGCCTGTATGTGACATTTATGCCTTGCCAGACCGTATTTCAATACCCTTCGTCCAGCACCGTAAGCCCGTCGTAACCCGACTTCAAGACCTCAGTATCCACAACGAAGACTGCAACAAGCACCGCACGATTCTCGCTGCTCGGATTTTCTCCCACCGTGTGATGACAGCCGGGCAGCTCCATGAAGCTTTCACCCACCTCGTATACCTTGGGCGGATTCCCGTTCATGCCACTGAGAAGCTTGCCCTCGATGACATGGACCACAACAGTGGCGCCCGCGTGTCGGTGGGGAGGAGTGGCACCGTTGGGTGGGTAGGTTACTTCGAGGCCAACTATGGATTTTCCCTCAGCGTTTGCTAGTTTGTAGTCATATAGGACTTTGACTGTTTCGCGGGGTCGAGTCATGCTTGATTTCATCAGTATTAACACATGTAAAAGGTCTTTGTATCGTTTGACTGACCTAGCTGTCGGTCTCTTCGATTCGATTTATAGGATGATTTATTTAGAGTGTTAAATTTATTTCTCTTGATCGTGCGACTCAAGTGAAAACAACTAAATTGGGTTGaaaatactcttattaaataaattggGCACGAGAGCCGGACAACACGACTGAAGTTCCCGCTAACTCATCCCACTCTTCCATTTTGCAGAAGCCCGACCCGGGTCGCCGCCGTCAGGGAAGTGGATACCCGAGTTCACGGATACCCGGAGCGGGTGGTACGTACTTGCGGGTACCCGCCAGCACCGTCAACGAGTTCCCCCCCGAACGGGTTCCCGGGGGGAGCATCAGCGAATGCCGAAGAGATAAAGCAAGCAGGATCGTACCCGAATTCGCAGGTGAAAACAATCGCACAAGCTACCTTACGCTACATAACGAGTGCTTTTCTGTAGCACGGAAAAGCAATTCACACGTAACGCACCTGCCTCTCGTTCCTCCCTCCATCAGCGACACTTCACTCGCCTCACAACAACCCCAGCTCTGAAAGCGCAACGACGAATAAGATGAAAGCAGTCCAGATCATGAGCGACAAAAAGTCTCCCATAATCACTCTCAATACGGATATGCCAAGGCCCACGCTTACTGGCGCCGAGATCCTGGTCCGGGTGCACGCTGCCGGGGTCACCGGCGATGAACTCGGCTGGCCCGAGCTGTACGAAACCGCATCCCGGATCCCCGGCCACGAGTTATCAGGAACTATCGCCGAACTCGGCCCAGATTACACCGGAAACCTTTCCATCGGCCAAGATGTCTATGCATTCACATCAGCAGACCGTGGGCAATGCCAAGCTGAATACGTTACATGCTTGCCAGACGAGGTTGCTCCGAAATCGACTCGCATCTCTTATGTTGAGGCCGCAGCACTTCCGATTCCAGTGTTAACGGCATGGGAGGCTGTTGTGGACCATGGGAAGATTACTACAGATATGACTGTCCTAGTCACCGGGGCCTCTGGTGCCGTTGGCGTCCTTGCGGTTCAGTTGGTTACCCAGCTTGGCGGCGCTCGTGTCATTGCGCTGGCTTCACCGCGACATCACGAGAACTTGAAGCAGCTAGGTACCGAAGTCTTGGACTACAATGACCCAGGCTGGACCTCCACAGCCGGTGGTGTGGATGTCGTCATAGACACAGTTGGCGGGAATATCCTGAGCGATGTATGGAAGGCCGTGGCGGTGGACGGGATGATCATAACTGTTGCTGATCCACCGCCTCCTTGGGCATTCGGAGACACGGTACCGGAAGAGTCATTTGCACGACCTGGAGTTCGACACAAGTACTTTATTGTATCTCCCAATGCTGAGAGGTTGTGTAGGGCATCTGAGATGGTTGAAGCGGGTGCCTTGAAAGCTCTGGCAGTGAAGTCATTCCCTTTTACAAAGGCGAAGCAAGCTTGGGAGTGTGCCCAACAGAGGGGTAGAGGTCATAAAGTCGTCGTTGAGTTTTAGTAGATATACACACACTGGAATCTTGTTACTTAGCAGCATCATGGAAGATCCAATTTCAAGAGTGCCAAGTCTCCCCCTACATAATTAGCTGTGCGACGTGGACACCCAATGCTTTCGTTAATTTCTCGGTCGAGGACTCCCACTAAGTTTCGCATGGAAATCCTCTAGCGAAGTTTCCTTTTGACACTGCCCTCATTGAGGTCATTCTAAACGTAGCTAAATGTCACTTTGCACCCAATGTGAAAGCTGCGAACTAATACCCTCCATGCTATACCAGCCGCAAACATCATCCATGGTACCCAGCGAGGCGAACACCTCACTCTCGCTGCTTGACATACTGGTCTGGGAATTCGAATTCCCCGCATCGCCTTTATCAGTCACGGCAAGACCTCCGGCAGTATCTGTGGCAGTCCTCTCCCCATTCAGCCTGGGTTTGAGTCCAAGTACATGCTGAGCAATCGTCTGGATCTCCCGTACGTTCTTTGCTGTTCTGGGCCACACTTTCCCCAAAGTCTTGAGGCAACCGATCGTCATCCGGATCTGATCTCGCGCGACAGCGAGCTCTTTTCCCTTGAGTAGAAAACTGCAGGCCGATAGCAGCGCCAATGTACCTTCACTTACCATACAGGTGGTGAATGGAGTGTGATGGAATCGTTCGGTTGGTAACGCCAACAGCCTCACCTGTGCTTGCACCGCCCGAAGAACTCTGACGGTGTGCACATTGACAAGCTCCGTCTCGGGATTTTCTTGAGGAGGCTCCCTTGCACAGCTAGAGATGTCCTCCACGGTATTGAATCTCAGGTCTGATAGAGGTCGATGTAGGCCGATGATTGCTCTGATGCATCGGACTAGTGTCAGCTGAGACATGCTCTACAAGAGATTGAATACTTCACCTTAcacgttaactaaaagatgAGCTTGGAACATTAGCTCATCAATCTCTCCAGTCTTGGACATGATATGGCGACGATCTTCTGGCAGCAGTAATGACCAGCCGTCGATGGTTGAGTCTGCTTCTTCAATCATACGCATAGAGTCCTCTCTGGCAACCAATTTCGGTGTCGTAGATATTGCCAGGGCAGCGCATTTTACAGCGCCGATGAGGTATGCAAAGGAGGAGTAGGACGTATCCTCCGAAGCAAACTCGCGGAGGTCGAACTCTTCGAGAGTCTGCGGTTCCGGAATATCCTTTGATTTGTGAGTTCAGTGCGAATGATCCCTGAAATTCTTTGGGCAGGAATAGCAATTACCCCAGATTCGTACTCTGACTCCGTGCAGGGTAGTTCTACGCTTGAGTCTACCTCCACGACTGCGAAGTTCATTGTCCCGAGAGTCCCAGCGTAGTAAGCATCGATGATATATAGCATCCACCACGTCCGCCTCCAGCATTCCATCAACACAGGAGACTCGGCTCCATGAGTTGCTGCGAATTCCTCTTGGAACATTTGCAGGTCGAGGACTAAACGGACTGCGAGGTCCATCTGATGCTTGGCCTCGGTCTTGTGGCTGTACCAGAACAGGGCTATGGAGTAAAGTAGCCGGCATTGTACAATGACCGGGTCGTTCGGCGCTGGCTCAGAAAGTCGACTTTCGACGTCATCTTGAAGCTCTGAAGACCATTTTCTGGTAGCGTAAATGTGTCCTACAAGATGCATAGTGCTTATCAGTGGTCTGAGTCGTTCTATCCAGTTAGGATCTTGACGAAATCTCGTAAAGTGCTGCTGCGGTAGGAGAAATGGGTGGAATTTGTGGAAATTAGTGTAATATGCGTTTATAAGTGCGTCGTTCTCGAGATCATCTGGTCGTATAGTCGAGTTCGCGGGCGGAGCCGATGTAGGAATTTGATTTTCGAGACTAACATTATCGAAAATACTTATGTCAAGGTTCAGCTCAGCAAGAGAGTCTTGGCCGAATATCTGTGAATCTGTTGATTGCTGCGATGGGAGACTTGTTGGTGACTCGGAACTGCTATTGCCGACACTATTTGCGACGGCAAGGCGCTTTCTTCGTTCAGCAAGGGCTACACGATTCAAGCCGCCCCGGCGTGATGGGGCATATTGGCAGTCCTTCGCGGCGGTAGCACATCTATCGCAATGAGGTCGTTTTCCGTCGCACTTCAAGTGTCTCGAGCGGCACGGCAGACAGGCTAGCGAGGAGCGAGACGCTGCGCCGTTCGAATGAGCGGGTGCGACAGGGACGGTCATCGGTGCATGTGTCAGCGGGTCTGTGAAGTTGAAGTTAGGACGAAGTACGGATATCCGCCGGCCGTTTTGACGGCTGCGGGGACTCGGGTATTCGGGGACCCGTTGTAAGTCAATAGGTTACCCGATGTAAGCCGGCCGCCACATTCGCGACAAAGCCGTGGAGCGAAGCAGATTAGCGTGAGAGAAGTCAGCGACGGCGCAACAGGAACCCACTGAGAGGAGATGGGAAAATAATGTGTTAGTACAAGCACGCGGGAACAGGAATATTCATAGTAAGTAATCGTATCTAGCATTGAACAGGAGGTGTTGGTGAAGTTTGATGCTGGCAGCAGTGCATACTAAGAATCTGCGGACTGCGACAGGTTTGAGATTGAACAAATACATATAACCCATACAATCTCACTCGCATGGCAGTTACTATCTTGTCAATTCAGCCGTCCACGGCAAGTCTCAATTTCTAGCAGTTACTCACACAAATATGTCCGGCAGGATTGTCGTCATTGGGGCCGGGTTCGCAGGTGTCTGGAGTGCCCTTTCTGCCAAATGTCTCATCAACGTCCACAGCCAGACTGAAGCATTCAAAGTCAATGTCATAGCTCCACAGCCATATTTTGTCATGCGATCACGACTCTACGAAGAGGATTCGTCAAGCATGAGCTAGGATCTCGAACCACTATTCAAGGCATCCGGCATCAAGTTCATCCATGGCAACATCGATGACATCGATGTCCAATCCCCTACAGTCTCTTATAGGTCCAGCACAGGCACAGAGCATCTTACCACATATGACCGTCTAATTCTTACCGCTGGAAGCTCGGTCATACGCCCAGAGCAAGTCTCTGGACTTGCGCAGCATGCGCGTGATGTAGACTCGCTAGAAGGCGCAATCAAGCTCGAAACGCACCTCAACAGCCTTGGCGCCTACCCACCCACTTCCTGTAACTGTTTTCTTGATCTTGGCGCATGGGGTGCCGTTATTACGGGTGGCTGGGAAAGAAAAGTGCGTGCGACTGACAGGGAGCTGGCGAAGCAGGCTAAGATGTAAATCAATCAGACGTTGATATATACGCCTGAGGACTGTCATCGGGCGCTAGAAGCGGCCACACCCGTCGGACCTGACTATGACGAATTATTCAAGAAAATCATGGAGGCCGTTCAAAAAGGTTTGATTTCGTGAGTCGATGATATGTGTAGAATCTAGTGCTTCAATCTTGTGAACCGGCCTGCATGTATCGTCAGGTAGTGATAGCGTATGATTGTTCGAAGATACATGTAGTCTTCATCCTAAGTCAATCTTCGTGCGAAGAGTCCATATGCATTTGTGCATACGCCTTAAAGATGCCTCAAATGGACTGCGAGAGTCGAAGAGGGGTATTTGATATGATTGCTACTCTTCAAGCGGATGCCAGATCCCTGGAACATTCCATTGTTAGGCAACGGATGGCATTACCGAAAGGATCTTCAACTGAAAGTACAACCTTTAGAGATCTTTCTCCACCTCATCCGCAATCTCATTGATCTGCTCAACAAACTTTTCCACCTCAGTGATGAAGGCCGAATGTCCACCAGGATTTCTCAGAACTCTCTTAAGCGTCGGGATCGTCGAGATAATTTGCTGTTGTGTGGCTGGAGATATCGTCTGGTCTTTCTCGCAAAGGATGTAGTAAACGGGAACCGTTAGCTCCTCCGAACCGACAGACACCGGACCCAAGAGAGCCTCTTGTGACTGCGGCAGCAATGTCGCCATGCACTCATCGGCTAGCTTGTCGCCCATGTCAGGGCCGTAGAACGCGACCTTGGCCTTGGCGTTTGCCATCACCAGGCCATCAGCAATATCGACAATATCCAAGCCAGGGGGAAGCACGCTCAGTGCGCTGGCGCCAGCCTTAGGGGGCATGTTGGCTGTAACGAAAACGATGGCTCGGATGCCGCCCTTGAGACCCTGAGCTACTCTTTCCTTGACCGAGTAGCCTTTGGCTGCGATGGTCAATGGGCTTCCGCCATATGAATGCGCCAATGCAAGGAACTCTTTGCCCTGTTCCAGGTAAGGGGCAAGTTCGGCTTGGATGTTCCGGGCATCATCGTCAACGGTGATCTTAGGATCGGTCCCAACACTGGGATGGCGGACAGCAACAACTGGAGAAAACCCGGCCTTCTCGAGCCGAACTTTGGCGAGGTCAAAACAAGCGGGGAGGTGGAAGCCCCCGTGGGCAAAGATAATACCCAAAGATCTGGATGCGTGTGATACTGCTGCCATTGTGCTTTCAAGCCACGTTGATTTCTTTGGTGATGGTTGGTGTGATTTGAATCGAGAACGTGTCTTTGGAACTTTTACAATTCAGTTCCTGCAAGTGTTCGGTCTTGTTGCTCGGGCAGACAAATCTGACTCAAGATTGAGATGCGAGGGAAATGTTGATCATCTTATGGACGGGTCCCAAACTTCCATTAGTCTTAACCTTGTAGACGTGGTGGGACAGGAGAGTCGCTTAATGATCCGTTGCAATGTGGCATTTCTTCAAATGGGCGAAACCGCAGTAGCGACCGCCTTCAATTATGGGGATAACGCGAGAAACTACGCCCAACCATTGATAAGGGACCGCTTTCAACTAGGTGTTTTTAAACAACCAACAGCCTCATCTTTGATGTGTTCCTCTAGCTCTGGTTCGCGACCACTTAGATGAGATCTGTTAATCAATCAGGAAACACCGAGATTCTAGGGACCGGCCAGATAGATAATAACTCTGGCAACGCCAGAAGTTGTGGGTAAAATTCCTGAAAAGATAGCATTTGCTGTTCCGAGCTTTGAGAAAGAGAGTTTGCTTGACTCGGGATGAACGATTACATGCGGCATCGTGAAGATTTATTGTGGTGCGGCCCACGGATCGCGGCATCGTGACGAATGGAGTCAAGGGTGAAAGACATGGGTCCCAGGTACCGGATCGAACGGCGCAGCTCCGCGAGCAACACCGGTATGATTTCGGAATTATACTCGCTAACAGCGCAGTTCAGCAAAAGAAAGGTCCTTTTCCGATTAGTTTTCAATTTCAATCTGTGCCAATGATACGTTTATATCATTTTTACTTACAAAGTTCTCACCGCTCCTTGACAGTGCTTCCCGCTGGCATTCGGCAAACTCCCTTCCCGACAGACAAGTTGTGCTAGGCCCGTCACAAAGCACGATATGTCGGACGTCACATATTCTTCTGCAGAAAATATTGCAAGGGTTCTAATTGTGCCTCATGCTGTTTTC is a window encoding:
- a CDS encoding NUDIX domain-containing protein gives rise to the protein MISGWEVTTAGWRAPASHGDTDRSYPAIPPKLRRLSSNSKPKIPYVSINTSTMSAKVTATGPLGEGEARWIKLIKINYDDQNGNSRTWESAERRTRPKNGEIDGVGIVAILEKPTGPEIILQKQYRPPIDKICIEVPAGLVDEGETAEQAAVRELKEETGYVGKVSETTPIMFNDPGFCNTNLRMVHVTIDTSLPENQNPKAELEEGEFIEVFTVPLSNFWAECIRLEKEGYAIDARVGTIAEGIELAKKFKL
- a CDS encoding NUDIX domain-containing protein; the protein is MRVAALLFRQSGLNPRSKLNDFQSTLIRPSIPTAHSAIITRTMSTVTLKDSGIQVELPNGLSEDQLLGFRPFNDWVKGLNNSLSLQAKSKDHPFHQDPYRLRGITVQAFDIFGSGRVGFLKVRADVKNEAGEGLPASIFLRGPSVGMLVMLVPDDAPPDSDERYVVLTVQPRVPVGSLSFVELPAGMVDDSGSFAGAAAKEIQEELGLEIHESKLTCLSELAGAGRSSGNEADEGLAEAMYPSAGGCDEFVTLYSHEKRIPREQLKEWSGKLTGLRDHGEKITLKLVPMKDLWREGARDAKCLAAVALWEGLRREGKL
- a CDS encoding homoserine O-acetyltransferase, producing MKCQRIASQALRQARAPASRVQAPSVFRSSKVAAAAPLGNRQCAHQFHSKPARKASNSPGDASNPAMAFPCLDALENRSASLEARYESSGPEPSYTAGATEVYHCKDPLLLDWGGVLPEFDIAYESWGKMNADKSNVILLHTGLSASSHAHSTESNPNPGWWEKFIGPGLALDTDKYHVICTNVIGGCYGSTGPSSIDPADGQRYATRFPILTMEDMVRAQFRLLDGLGVDKLYASVGSSMGGMQSLGAGVLFPDRVGRIVSISGCARSHPYSIAMRHTQRQVLMMDPNWNRGFYYGRVPPHAGMKLAREIATVTYRSGPEWEQRFGRRRADPSKPPALCPDFLIETYLDHAGEKFCLTYDPNSLLYVSKAMDLFDLGRENQLAANARRAEREKLLQSGESPARNDAACSLTLPEKPYVEQPESNAGTADQSVEVSSRPPEDLIAGLAPLRDTPALVIGVASDILFPAWQQREVAEALKLAGNRNVAHYELSEEMSFFGHDTFLLDLKNIGGNLKNFLG
- a CDS encoding zinc-binding dehydrogenase translates to MKAVQIMSDKKSPIITLNTDMPRPTLTGAEILVRVHAAGVTGDELGWPELYETASRIPGHELSGTIAELGPDYTGNLSIGQDVYAFTSADRGQCQAEYVTCLPDEVAPKSTRISYVEAAALPIPVLTAWEAVVDHGKITTDMTVLVTGASGAVGVLAVQLVTQLGGARVIALASPRHHENLKQLGTEVLDYNDPGWTSTAGGVDVVIDTVGGNILSDVWKAVAVDGMIITVADPPPPWAFGDTVPEESFARPGVRHKYFIVSPNAERLCRASEMVEAGALKALAVKSFPFTKAKQAWECAQQRGRGHKVVVEF